From one Williamwhitmania sp. genomic stretch:
- a CDS encoding LysM peptidoglycan-binding domain-containing protein — protein sequence MIKKILVLLLMIAALPSFGQDQPTTPVQIQKSNQKVKIGGKFYYVHIVQKGETLYSISKAYGVSQADIAAENPDIFQGLKVDQALKIPAAIIRESDLRGVTEDNDFIYHIVKKGETLSAISRLYQVPVEVLMKNNADVENGLEESQVVVIPKSALPKAERMKDSLKKEIGTLPSDTSDIVAGAYLYHKVKAKETFYSLSKRYTIPLDTLIALNPTTDGVLKLDFSLRVPLRFVHEAVTSTDTILKTVTSEVVASPCNCEIGPNEMKKDTVHLALILPFNANKVDLIDSLSIGNPNVSAATEQQNFMNFYQGALMALEVLKDTGYKMDLQVLDSKRDPLRVREQVKRLSQSTELIIGPVYSNEIKPVAEYAQKRQIYMVSPLAAIPNMVAKNPYLIQIRPSYLDQVNALADYVSNRKDCNVVLLYEAGKDSSDIVKLLREKLSARFTDRNLGDSIIKTFHQMAYHTGQPFESVVDKFSKMFSISMINLVVVPSDNEAFVSDLLSKLNNMKVVYNTPIELYGMPSWQRFESVDINSYYTLGLRYISPYFVDYSSPLVKKFVKLYRNQFDAEPNQFAFQGFDVIYYFVPTLSKYGKSIEQCIPCDHEMLIQSAYQFKRVSPEGGFENCGVFKVRYTPEYEIITE from the coding sequence ATGATAAAAAAGATTCTAGTGCTGCTGTTAATGATTGCCGCACTTCCCTCCTTTGGACAAGATCAGCCCACCACTCCTGTACAGATACAGAAATCGAATCAAAAGGTAAAAATTGGAGGAAAATTTTACTATGTTCATATTGTTCAGAAAGGCGAAACCTTATACTCCATAAGCAAAGCCTACGGAGTTAGCCAGGCCGACATTGCCGCAGAAAATCCCGATATATTTCAAGGGCTAAAGGTCGATCAGGCCCTAAAAATTCCAGCTGCTATTATCAGAGAATCAGATCTCAGAGGAGTAACTGAAGACAACGACTTCATATACCATATCGTTAAAAAGGGTGAAACGCTGTCGGCCATCTCGCGGCTTTACCAAGTTCCGGTAGAGGTGCTAATGAAAAATAATGCTGATGTTGAAAATGGCTTGGAAGAGAGCCAAGTGGTGGTAATTCCAAAAAGCGCTCTTCCAAAGGCAGAAAGAATGAAGGACTCGCTTAAGAAGGAGATAGGAACACTGCCTTCAGATACATCCGATATAGTTGCTGGCGCATATCTCTACCACAAGGTAAAGGCCAAGGAGACATTCTACTCCTTATCAAAACGATATACAATTCCACTCGATACCCTCATAGCCTTAAACCCTACTACCGACGGAGTACTCAAACTTGACTTTAGCCTAAGAGTTCCGCTGCGATTTGTTCATGAAGCAGTAACTTCAACGGACACCATTTTGAAAACGGTTACTAGCGAAGTGGTAGCTTCTCCGTGCAATTGCGAAATCGGTCCCAATGAGATGAAGAAGGATACCGTTCATCTAGCTTTGATTCTCCCCTTCAATGCAAATAAAGTTGACCTTATTGATAGCTTAAGCATCGGGAATCCCAATGTTAGCGCTGCAACAGAGCAGCAGAACTTTATGAACTTTTACCAAGGTGCACTGATGGCGCTTGAGGTACTTAAGGATACCGGATATAAGATGGATTTACAGGTGCTGGACAGCAAGCGTGATCCCTTGAGGGTAAGGGAACAAGTAAAGCGGTTGAGCCAATCCACCGAACTTATCATTGGCCCGGTTTACAGCAACGAAATTAAGCCAGTGGCTGAGTATGCTCAAAAAAGACAAATCTATATGGTTTCACCGCTTGCAGCGATACCAAACATGGTTGCCAAAAATCCATATCTCATTCAAATCCGACCCTCTTACTTAGATCAAGTGAATGCCCTTGCCGATTATGTTTCGAACCGCAAGGATTGCAACGTAGTTCTACTTTACGAGGCGGGGAAGGATTCCTCCGATATAGTAAAACTTCTTCGCGAGAAGTTATCGGCTAGGTTTACCGATAGGAATCTGGGCGATTCCATTATTAAAACATTTCATCAAATGGCCTACCATACTGGCCAGCCCTTTGAATCGGTAGTCGATAAATTTTCTAAGATGTTCTCTATATCAATGATTAACCTCGTGGTGGTACCTTCCGATAACGAAGCATTTGTGTCGGATCTGCTGAGCAAACTTAACAACATGAAGGTGGTTTACAACACTCCCATTGAACTTTACGGAATGCCATCGTGGCAAAGGTTTGAAAGTGTGGATATCAACAGCTACTATACGTTGGGGTTGCGCTATATCTCCCCATACTTTGTAGATTACTCATCGCCATTAGTCAAGAAGTTTGTTAAACTCTACCGTAACCAATTCGATGCTGAACCTAACCAATTTGCCTTCCAAGGTTTTGACGTGATCTACTACTTCGTGCCCACTCTTTCCAAGTATGGCAAATCGATTGAGCAATGTATTCCCTGCGACCACGAGATGCTCATACAGAGCGCCTACCAGTTTAAAAGGGTATCCCCAGAGGGTGGATTTGAAAATTGCGGTGTATTTAAGGTGCGATACACACCAGAATATGAGATTATTACCGAATAA